The Saccopteryx leptura isolate mSacLep1 chromosome 2, mSacLep1_pri_phased_curated, whole genome shotgun sequence genome has a window encoding:
- the UHMK1 gene encoding serine/threonine-protein kinase Kist, with product MAGSGCAWGAEPPRFLEAFGRLWQVQSRLGSGSSASVYRVRCCGSPGSPPGALKQFLPPGASGAAASAAEYGFRKERAALEQLQGHRNIVTLYGVFTIHFSPNVPSRCLLLELLDVSVSELLLYSSHQGCSMWMIQHCARDVLEALAFLHREGYVHADLKPRNILWSAENECFKLIDFGLSFKEGNQDVKYIQTDGYRAPEAELQNCLAQAGLQSDTECTSAVDLWSLGIILLEMFSGMKLKPTVRSQEWKANSSGIIDHIFASKAVVNAAIPAYHLRDLIKSMLHEDPGRRIPADAALCSPFFSIPFAPHIEDLVMLPTPVLRLLNVLDGDDLESEEGYEDAVEDVREECQKFGPVVSLLVPKESPGRGQVFVEYANAGDSKAAQKLLTGRMFDGKFVVATFYPLSAYKRGYLYQTLL from the exons ATGGCGGGGTCCGGCTGCGCGTGGGGCGCCGAGCCGCCGCGCTTCCTGGAGGCCTTCGGGAGGCTGTGGCAGGTGCAGAGCCGCCTGGGCAGCGGCTCGTCGGCGTCGGTGTACCGGGTGCGCTGCTGCGGCAGCCCAGGCTCTCCCCCCGGCGCGCTCAAGCAGTTCCTGCCGCCCGGCGCCTCCGGGGCCGCCGCCTCGGCCGCCGAGTACGGCTTTCGCAAGGAGCGCGCGGCGCTGGAGCAGCTGCAGGGCCACCGGAACATCG tgACTTTATACGGAGTCTTCACAATACACTTCTCTCCAAACGTGCCATCGCGCTGTTTGTTGCTTGAACTCCTGGACGTCAGTGTCTCGGAATTGCTTTTGTACTCCAGTCACCAGGGCTGCTCCATGTGGATGATCCAGCATTGTGCCCGGGACGTGCTGGAGGCCCTTGCTTTTCTCCACCGTGAGGGCTACGTCCATGCTGACCTCAAACCTCGTAACATCCTGTGGAGTGCGGAGAACGAGTGTTTCAAACTCATTGACTTTGGGCTTAGCTTCAAGGAAGGCAATCAG GACGTGAAGTACATTCAAACCGACGGGTACCGGGCTCCGGAGGCAGAGCTGCAGAACTGCCTGGCCCAGGCCGGCCTGCAGAGCGACACGGAGTGCACCTCGGCCGTCGACCTGTGGAGCCTCGGGATCATCTTACTGGAAATGTTCTCAGGAATGAAACTGAAACCCACGGTCAGATCTCAGGAATGGAAG gCAAACAGTTCTGGTATTATCGACCACATATTTGCCAGTAAAGCAGTGGTGAATGCCGCAATCCCAGCCTATCACCTAAGAGACCTTATCAAAAG CATGCTGCATGAGGACCCAGGCCGGAGGATCCCCGCTGATGCCGCGCTCTGCAGCCCCTTCTTCAGCATCCCTTTCG CCCCGCACATTGAAGACCTGGTGATGCTGCCCACGCCGGTGCTGAGGCTGCTCAACGTGCTGGACGGCGATGACCTGGAGAGCGAGGAGGGCTACGAAG ACGCCGTGGAGGATGTGCGAGAAGAGTGCCAGAAGTTTGGGCCAGTGGTGTCACTGCTGGTCCCAAAGGAGAGCCCGGGCCGAGGGCAG GTCTTTGTGGAGTACGCAAATGCTGGCGATTCCAAAGCTGCTCAGAAGCTGCTGACGGGGAGGATGTTTGATGGGAAGTTTGTGGTGGCTACATTCTACCCGCTGAGTGCCTACAAGAGGGGGTATCTGTACCAGACCTTGCTCTAG